A genomic stretch from Oncorhynchus tshawytscha isolate Ot180627B linkage group LG07, Otsh_v2.0, whole genome shotgun sequence includes:
- the LOC112254362 gene encoding caM kinase-like vesicle-associated protein produces the protein MPFGCLTLGEKKDYNNPSEVTDKYDLGQIVKSEEFCEIFRAKDKNTLKMFTCKKFLKKDGRKVRKAAKNEILILKMVKHPNILQLVDFYKTRKEYFLFLELATGREVFDWILDQGYYSERDTSNVVRQVLEAVAYLHSLHIVHRNLKLENLVYFNRLKHSKIVISDFHLAKLETGLIKDPCGTPEYLAPEVVGRQRYGRPVDCWALGVIMYILLSGNPPFYEETDDDDYENHDKNLFRKILAGDYEFDSPYWDDISESAKGLVARMMEVDQDQRLTAQEAINHEWISGNAASNKNIKDNVCAQIEKNFAKAKWKKAVRVTTIMKRLRAPEQSADSGATIPAAVTSSAAGEPSPAPADPEAHSDPSTATAAAAPEGEPAAVKEPPAGMEAVACDATPQGAAEVPAPPPAPEEASPVEAPVEAPEEVDPLSLCNGESPTPLQPATEVDDGQG, from the exons ATGCCATTTGGCTGTTTGACGCTCGGGGAAAAGAAGGATTACAACAATCCCTCAGAGGTGACAGATAAATATGACCTGGGACAGATTGTTAAATC AGAGGAGTTCTGTGAGATCTTCAGGGCCAAGGACAAAAATACACTGAAAATGTTTACTTGTAAAAAGTTCCTGAAAAAGGATGGAAGGAAAGTTCGGAAGGCTGCAAAAAACGAGATCCTTATTTTAAAGAT GGTGAAGCACCCCAATATTCTTCAGCTGGTGGATTTCTATAAGACCAGAAAAGAGTACTTCCTCTTTCTTGAACT TGCTACTGGCAGAGAGGTATTTGATTGGATCCTGGACCAGGGCTACTATTCAGAGCGCGACACCAGTAATGTGGTCCGTCAGGTGTTGGAGGCCGTGGCCTATCTTCACTCCCTGCACATTGTCCACAGGAACCTCAAG CTGGAGAATTTGGTGTACTTCAACCGCCTGAAGCACTCTAAAATAGTGATCAGTGACTTCCATCTGGCAAAGCTGGAGACCGGGCTCATCAAAGACCCATGTGGAACACCAGAGTACCTTG CACCAGAAGTGGTTGGGAGACAGAGATACGGCAGGCCAGTGGACTGCTGGGCCCTGGGTGTCATCATGTACATACT GCTTTCAGGCAACCCTCCTTTCTATGAGGaaactgatgatgatgattatgaaaACCACGACAAGAACCTGTTCAGGAAGATCTTGGCGGGGGACTATGAGTTTGACTCTCCGTACTGGGACGACATCTCAGAGTCAG CAAAAGGCCTGGTCGCCCGTATGATGGAGGTAGACCAGGATCAGAGGCTGACTGCTCAGGAGGCCATCAACCATGAGTG GATCTCTGGAAATGCAGCCTCAAATAAGAATATTAAGGATAATGTCTGCGCACAGATAGAGAAGAACTTTGCTAAAGCCAAGTGGAAG AAAGCGGTGCGGGTTACTACCATCATGAAGCGACTGAGAGCTCCAGAACAGAGTGCTGACTCGGGGGCAACCATCCCAGCAGCAGTAACCAGCTCTGCAGCAGGAGAACCCTCCCCAGCTCCAGCAGACCCCGAGGCTCACAGTGACCCCTCTACAGCTACCGCTGCTGCAGCCCCGGAGGGGGAGCCTGCTGCTGTCAAAGAGCCCCCTGCTGGCATGGAGGCCGTGGCGTGTGATGCCACTCCCCAAGGTGCAGCAGAGGTCCCAGCTCCACCCCCGGCCCCTGAGGAGGCCAGCCCAGTGGAGGCCCCAGTTGAAGCCCCGGAGGAGGTTGATCCGTTGTCACTGTGTAACGGAGAGTCCCCGACTCCCCTCCAACCAGCAACTGAAGTTGACGATGGGCAGGGTTAG